From one Candidatus Zixiibacteriota bacterium genomic stretch:
- a CDS encoding histidine kinase dimerization/phospho-acceptor domain-containing protein, with translation MPTNTLNERQHRDLIVLQQLKPYLAECLSLNHEINNPLAGIIGYAEYMLDDDQPLTEDQRHYIGQIMRCAERIRAQVATLSQQKAALAEKIDLEAVLDEFRRTGASD, from the coding sequence ATGCCGACCAACACGTTAAACGAACGCCAGCACCGCGACCTGATCGTCCTGCAACAGCTCAAACCGTACCTGGCCGAGTGCCTGAGTCTCAATCACGAAATCAACAATCCACTCGCCGGGATAATCGGCTATGCCGAGTACATGCTCGATGACGACCAGCCGCTCACGGAAGACCAGCGCCACTACATCGGGCAAATCATGAGGTGCGCCGAGCGGATTCGCGCCCAGGTGGCAACACTCTCGCAGCAGAAAGCCGCATTAGCAGAGAAGATCGATCTTGAGGCGGTTCTAGATGAATTTCGCCGGACTGGGGCCTCAGACTAA
- a CDS encoding alpha/beta hydrolase has translation MLLWITGIAVGVFLIFSAFLYFQQHKLIFFPSRDIAQSPADWGMGYEDVRVEVAPDQRLHGWYFPVSDTARTIVLCHGNAGNISHRIESAAFWVSLGANVLLFDYRGYGKSEGSPGENECYEDVSAVLAWLRDQKNTPPDRVILFGRSLGGAVAIEAATRARCAGLVVESSFTSAADMGRRMYPFLPIGLLIKYRFDSLSKIGRVSCPVLVTHSPHDEIVPFDMGQMLYDAAPAPKRFVELVGGHNDRGYFDIPAYRAALQSLIRGTADADFIAR, from the coding sequence ATGTTGCTGTGGATAACCGGCATCGCCGTCGGCGTGTTTCTCATATTCTCCGCCTTCCTGTATTTCCAGCAACACAAGCTGATTTTCTTCCCGTCCCGCGATATTGCTCAGTCTCCGGCTGACTGGGGCATGGGATACGAGGACGTGCGAGTTGAAGTCGCGCCGGATCAGCGACTGCACGGCTGGTACTTCCCGGTCAGCGATACCGCCCGGACCATCGTCCTCTGTCATGGGAACGCCGGAAATATCTCGCATCGCATCGAGTCGGCCGCCTTCTGGGTATCGCTGGGGGCGAACGTGCTGTTGTTCGATTATCGCGGCTATGGGAAGTCCGAGGGATCCCCGGGAGAGAATGAATGTTATGAAGACGTGTCGGCTGTCCTGGCATGGCTGCGGGATCAGAAGAACACACCACCGGACCGGGTGATCCTGTTCGGTCGTTCGCTGGGTGGTGCAGTGGCGATTGAGGCGGCGACGCGGGCTAGGTGTGCGGGGCTGGTTGTGGAGTCCTCATTCACCTCGGCCGCCGATATGGGCCGCCGGATGTACCCGTTTCTGCCGATCGGTTTGCTGATAAAGTACAGATTCGACTCGCTGTCGAAAATCGGTCGCGTGTCGTGCCCTGTTCTGGTGACCCATTCACCACACGACGAGATAGTCCCGTTTGACATGGGCCAAATGCTGTACGATGCCGCTCCCGCGCCGAAGCGCTTTGTCGAGCTAGTCGGCGGACACAACGACCGCGGCTATTTCGACATTCCCGCCTATCGGGCGGCCCTTCAAAGCCTGATTCGCGGTACTGCCGACGCCGATTTCATCGCTCGTTGA
- a CDS encoding saccharopine dehydrogenase C-terminal domain-containing protein — protein sequence MKLAVLGAGLMGRAALYDFSRADGVEQVGVFDIDGALAKEIAGAYGGGKAEHGTLDAGDEDAVERIFARYDAAVSCVTYRYNPGLTRAAIKAGCHLCDLGGNNDAVRDQLAMSDEAEKAGVIIVPDCGLAPGMVAVLAADGISRFDKALSVKIRVGGLPQSPRPPLNYQMVFSSEGLINEYWEPCLILEGGKKKTVNPMTSIESLEFDGIGKLEAFYTSGGTSTLPDTFEGKVDFLDYKTIRYPGHCELFRPMLELGLASRHKLTVDGHSVEPRAVFKAVLDRNLSFGDLDLVLLRVTVDGIAGGVTRRVVYEIVDRQDTRTGLTAMMRTTAFPAAIVAWMAADGQISARGVKPQEVAINPKLFIPQLKKRGINLSIREEDL from the coding sequence ATGAAACTGGCAGTATTGGGGGCGGGACTGATGGGCCGGGCGGCCCTGTACGACTTTTCCCGCGCTGACGGCGTTGAACAGGTTGGTGTATTTGATATCGATGGAGCGCTGGCGAAGGAGATCGCCGGCGCCTACGGTGGCGGAAAGGCAGAGCACGGGACGCTCGACGCCGGTGACGAGGACGCGGTCGAACGAATTTTTGCCCGGTACGATGCCGCGGTTTCCTGCGTGACGTACCGGTACAATCCCGGCCTGACCCGAGCCGCCATCAAAGCGGGCTGTCACCTGTGCGACCTGGGGGGCAATAACGACGCCGTGCGCGATCAACTGGCGATGTCCGACGAGGCGGAAAAAGCCGGGGTCATCATTGTTCCGGACTGCGGGCTCGCTCCGGGCATGGTGGCTGTGCTCGCCGCGGATGGAATCAGTCGGTTCGACAAGGCCCTTTCGGTAAAAATCCGGGTTGGCGGTCTGCCCCAGTCGCCGCGTCCTCCGCTTAATTACCAGATGGTGTTTTCCTCCGAAGGTCTGATCAACGAGTACTGGGAGCCGTGCCTTATTCTCGAGGGGGGAAAGAAAAAGACGGTGAATCCGATGACCTCGATCGAATCGCTGGAATTCGACGGTATTGGCAAGCTCGAGGCGTTTTATACATCGGGCGGGACATCGACTCTCCCCGACACGTTCGAGGGGAAGGTAGATTTTCTCGATTACAAGACTATCCGCTATCCGGGCCATTGCGAGTTGTTCCGTCCCATGCTTGAACTCGGACTGGCGTCGCGCCACAAACTGACGGTCGACGGTCACTCGGTCGAGCCACGGGCGGTATTTAAGGCTGTTCTCGACCGAAATCTGTCATTTGGCGATCTGGATTTGGTGCTGTTACGCGTGACGGTCGATGGGATCGCAGGCGGTGTGACCAGACGCGTAGTCTATGAGATAGTCGACCGGCAGGATACTCGCACGGGATTGACTGCGATGATGCGCACAACCGCGTTTCCGGCCGCGATCGTCGCCTGGATGGCTGCCGACGGGCAGATCAGCGCTCGCGGGGTCAAGCCGCAGGAAGTCGCCATCAATCCAAAGCTGTTTATCCCCCAGTTGAAGAAGCGCGGGATCAACCTGTCCATTCGCGAGGAGGATCTGTAG
- a CDS encoding polyprenyl synthetase family protein, translating into MLDVKKMQEYASPVQPDLELFDRRLADYLKGDSPLISSIARHLLKSRGKRIRPAFVFLSSRASDNFTEHSVDASLAIELIHTATLLHDDVVDAAEVRRGLKTVNAQWTNLISVLMGDYLFAKAFRIMVAANSMDLIAAISRATERVSVGELRQIEETANYSLSEEEYLEIISDKTASLFNVSCETGPILNNRHRTERERFATFGEKVGTAFQIADDLLDFVGDPEVTGKELGNDVLTGKVTLPLIFALKQVNEASGREIISYLSDSDKRGGEEAFEKVYRFVHENGGVDYAYRRADELCRQGLDALPQKESSVYYQSLAAMVHYTVARAS; encoded by the coding sequence ATGCTTGACGTTAAGAAGATGCAGGAATATGCCAGTCCGGTGCAACCCGATCTGGAGTTGTTCGATCGGCGGCTTGCGGACTATCTCAAAGGCGACTCGCCGTTGATCAGTTCCATCGCCCGGCACCTGCTGAAATCACGCGGCAAGCGCATACGGCCCGCTTTCGTCTTTCTTTCTTCGCGGGCATCGGACAATTTTACCGAACACTCGGTAGACGCTTCGCTTGCGATCGAGTTGATCCATACTGCGACGCTGTTGCACGATGATGTTGTTGATGCCGCCGAGGTGCGTCGGGGGCTGAAAACGGTCAACGCGCAGTGGACCAACCTCATCTCCGTGCTCATGGGTGATTATCTGTTTGCCAAAGCGTTCCGTATCATGGTGGCGGCCAATTCGATGGATCTGATAGCGGCAATCTCCCGAGCCACCGAGCGAGTTTCGGTCGGCGAACTGCGGCAGATCGAGGAAACCGCCAATTATTCGTTGTCCGAAGAGGAATATCTCGAGATCATATCCGACAAGACGGCGTCGCTGTTTAACGTCTCCTGCGAAACCGGCCCCATACTGAACAATCGGCATCGGACGGAACGCGAACGATTCGCCACGTTCGGGGAGAAAGTCGGGACCGCGTTTCAGATCGCGGACGACCTGCTGGACTTTGTGGGGGATCCGGAAGTCACAGGCAAGGAACTGGGCAACGACGTCCTCACCGGCAAAGTGACGTTGCCGCTGATTTTCGCACTCAAACAGGTAAACGAAGCCAGTGGGCGGGAGATCATTTCGTACTTGAGTGACAGCGACAAACGGGGCGGGGAAGAGGCGTTTGAGAAGGTATATCGTTTCGTGCACGAGAACGGCGGCGTAGACTATGCGTATCGTCGGGCGGATGAACTGTGTCGGCAGGGACTCGACGCGCTCCCACAGAAGGAGAGTTCCGTGTATTACCAGTCGCTGGCCGCGATGGTGCATTATACGGTTGCCAGGGCGTCGTAA